A stretch of Acidobacteriota bacterium DNA encodes these proteins:
- a CDS encoding type II toxin-antitoxin system Phd/YefM family antitoxin yields the protein MNANIATLKNSLSRYLKSVQAGQEVVVLDRQQPIARIVPFRQAAESEGTDPLEAMVQRGSITHRGNPADTAAWLKTRTPAHPAAGSPALSDVFLQMRGEEPW from the coding sequence ATGAATGCCAATATAGCCACTTTAAAGAACAGCCTCTCCCGCTACCTCAAGTCAGTGCAGGCAGGCCAGGAAGTGGTGGTGCTCGATCGACAGCAGCCGATTGCGCGAATTGTGCCTTTCCGGCAAGCGGCTGAGTCAGAGGGGACCGACCCGCTCGAAGCGATGGTTCAGCGTGGCTCGATCACGCACCGTGGCAACCCGGCGGACACGGCGGCATGGCTCAAAACCCGGACGCCGGCCCACCCCGCTGCGGGCAGCCCGGCACTGTCGGATGTGTTCCTGCAGATGCGCGGCGAGGAACCCTGGTGA
- a CDS encoding CusA/CzcA family heavy metal efflux RND transporter: protein MVNKLIELSLRYRGVVLTVYVLLGAWGYWAMRTGAVDAIPDLSDHQVIVFTDWAGHSAQEVEDQVTYPVVTNLQGLPGVRVVRSQSAFGFSMVYAIFDDDVELYFARTRVLERLSLVTKLLPDGVVPTLGPDATGVGHVFWYTVESDRHSLTELRSLQDWFIRYQLNAVPGVAEVASVGGTVRQYQVNLDPERLRGYGLSVGDVVRAVTASNSNVGGNVLEANGAWSIVRGVGLIASLKDVEDIVVKSNDGVPVFVGEVADVTVGEAFRNAALIKGDKEAVGGVIVMRAEANARDVIAGVKARLTQIAPGLPAGVRVVPFYDRSGLIDRAIGTLRIALLEEVALVTLAHVLFLMHVRSILIVTLPLPLAVLMSFLAMRVTGMSSNLMSLAGIAIAIGVLVDAGIVVTENAFRALEQKGINPKHRVAVFAAVQESTRLVGRPVFFSMAIIVLAFVPVFALTGQEGKLFHPLAFTKTFAMIAATLMAVTLVPVLCTLLLSGKVHAEDHNPVMRVLRRVYEPALRTALTHRVATLLAAAVLFVSALAVSTRIGTEFMPALDEGDLMFMPISDPSISLAEASRIAAAQNAAIAALPEVHGVVAKVGRADTSTDPSPVNMTETIVQLKPREQWRPGVTTESLRAEMSRAVQLPGVTSIWTMPIINRIDMLSTGIRSEIGVKVFGADLDVLDGLAREIAAVLNTVPGAANVYPEPVASGQYLNIRVDRAAAARYGLSVADVQEVIEYAIGETLVGMTIEGRERYPIRVRLAEKFRADSTGVGQTPVMTPTGQQVPLAAVATIESARGPSMIAAENGLVLATVLLNVQGRDVGSFVAEARRLVAERVAMPAGYFVGWSGRYENQERARARLLIVLPIVLIVIFVLLYFTYNSVAEAAHVLLAVPFALTGGVFLVWALGYNFSVAVWVGFIALFGTAVQTGMVMVIYLEDAVARATSAGHGVLTRETLRAAVMEGALLRLRPKLMTVSTVVAGLIPIMWSTRPGAEVMKPLAAPVLGGMVSSLLHVLIVTPVIFYWLRSRGLPPEHPEKTSGVFLEDSEETGLKAGKRKTSGVFFAEKDTRRLFVGGAVLVAVLAAAAWWTFGRPTVAPANLTVLHTQTVGDTEVRLLAEDGQTGLTQGRSPFWLEFRTASTGEPADVTDVRVSASMAMPGMVMAAPVAVEAAGAGRFHGSAEFSMAGTWRWSVEWQGPGGRRSASFDGEVR from the coding sequence ATGGTGAACAAGCTGATCGAATTGTCGTTGCGATATCGCGGTGTGGTCCTCACCGTGTACGTCCTGCTGGGCGCGTGGGGCTATTGGGCCATGCGCACCGGCGCGGTGGACGCCATTCCCGACCTGTCCGACCACCAGGTGATCGTCTTCACTGACTGGGCGGGACATAGCGCGCAGGAAGTGGAGGACCAGGTGACCTACCCGGTCGTGACGAATCTGCAGGGCCTGCCAGGCGTGCGCGTCGTCCGGTCTCAATCGGCGTTCGGCTTCTCGATGGTCTACGCCATTTTCGATGACGACGTGGAGTTGTACTTCGCGCGCACGCGGGTGCTCGAGCGCCTGAGCCTGGTCACCAAACTCCTGCCCGACGGCGTGGTGCCCACGCTGGGTCCAGACGCGACCGGCGTCGGCCACGTGTTCTGGTACACCGTCGAGAGCGACCGTCATTCACTGACCGAGTTGCGCAGCCTGCAGGATTGGTTCATCCGGTATCAGCTCAACGCCGTGCCGGGCGTGGCCGAAGTGGCTTCGGTGGGCGGCACCGTGCGGCAGTATCAGGTCAATCTCGATCCGGAGCGCCTGCGGGGATACGGCTTGTCGGTGGGCGACGTCGTGCGGGCTGTGACGGCCAGCAACTCCAATGTGGGCGGCAACGTGCTCGAAGCCAATGGCGCATGGTCGATCGTGCGAGGCGTAGGGCTTATCGCATCCCTGAAGGACGTCGAAGACATCGTCGTCAAATCGAACGACGGTGTGCCGGTGTTTGTGGGGGAGGTCGCCGATGTGACTGTCGGCGAGGCGTTCCGCAACGCCGCGCTGATCAAGGGCGACAAGGAAGCGGTCGGCGGCGTCATTGTGATGCGCGCTGAGGCGAACGCGCGCGATGTGATCGCCGGCGTGAAAGCGCGCCTGACGCAAATAGCGCCGGGGTTGCCGGCAGGTGTGCGCGTGGTGCCTTTTTACGATCGGTCGGGACTCATCGACCGCGCGATTGGCACGTTGCGCATCGCCCTGCTCGAAGAGGTCGCGCTTGTGACCTTGGCCCATGTGCTGTTCCTGATGCACGTGCGGTCGATCTTGATCGTCACGTTGCCGCTGCCGCTGGCCGTGCTGATGTCGTTCCTGGCGATGCGGGTGACGGGCATGTCGTCCAACCTGATGAGCCTGGCGGGAATCGCCATTGCCATCGGCGTGCTGGTGGACGCGGGAATTGTGGTGACCGAGAACGCCTTTCGCGCGCTCGAGCAAAAGGGCATCAATCCCAAACATCGAGTCGCCGTGTTCGCGGCTGTGCAGGAATCCACACGACTGGTGGGCCGGCCCGTATTCTTCTCAATGGCCATCATCGTGCTCGCGTTTGTGCCCGTGTTTGCGCTGACCGGCCAGGAAGGGAAGTTGTTCCATCCGCTCGCGTTCACGAAAACGTTTGCGATGATTGCGGCCACGCTCATGGCTGTGACCCTGGTGCCGGTGTTGTGCACGCTGTTGCTGAGTGGCAAGGTGCACGCCGAAGACCACAACCCGGTGATGCGGGTCTTGCGACGGGTGTATGAGCCGGCCCTGCGCACGGCCCTGACGCATCGGGTCGCCACACTGCTTGCGGCTGCCGTACTGTTCGTCTCGGCCCTGGCTGTTTCGACGCGCATCGGCACAGAGTTCATGCCGGCCCTGGATGAGGGCGACCTGATGTTCATGCCGATCAGCGACCCGAGCATTTCGCTGGCCGAGGCGTCGCGGATTGCTGCAGCGCAGAATGCCGCGATCGCGGCCCTGCCCGAGGTGCATGGGGTGGTGGCGAAAGTGGGGCGCGCCGATACCTCCACTGATCCGTCGCCGGTAAACATGACCGAGACGATCGTGCAATTGAAGCCGCGCGAACAGTGGCGCCCAGGCGTCACCACCGAATCGCTGCGTGCCGAGATGAGCCGCGCCGTCCAATTGCCGGGGGTGACCAGCATCTGGACCATGCCGATCATCAATCGTATCGACATGTTGTCCACCGGTATCCGGTCGGAGATCGGCGTCAAGGTGTTTGGCGCGGACCTCGATGTACTCGACGGCCTCGCGCGCGAGATCGCCGCCGTGCTGAATACAGTTCCCGGCGCGGCCAATGTCTATCCGGAACCGGTGGCCAGCGGCCAGTATCTGAACATCCGCGTGGACCGCGCGGCGGCTGCCCGCTACGGCCTGTCGGTGGCCGATGTGCAGGAAGTGATCGAGTATGCGATTGGCGAAACGCTGGTCGGCATGACGATTGAGGGCCGGGAGCGCTACCCGATTCGGGTGAGGCTCGCGGAAAAATTCAGGGCAGATTCCACCGGTGTGGGGCAGACGCCGGTGATGACACCCACCGGCCAGCAGGTACCGCTGGCGGCAGTGGCGACCATTGAGTCTGCGCGTGGGCCGTCGATGATTGCGGCCGAGAACGGGCTGGTGCTCGCGACGGTCCTCCTCAATGTGCAGGGAAGGGATGTTGGCAGCTTTGTGGCTGAGGCGAGGCGCCTGGTCGCGGAACGTGTCGCGATGCCGGCGGGATACTTCGTCGGCTGGAGCGGCCGGTACGAAAACCAGGAGCGCGCGCGTGCACGGTTGCTGATCGTGTTGCCGATCGTCCTGATCGTCATCTTTGTGTTGCTCTATTTCACCTACAACTCGGTGGCTGAAGCGGCGCACGTGTTGCTGGCCGTGCCGTTTGCGCTGACGGGAGGCGTCTTCCTGGTGTGGGCGCTCGGCTACAACTTCTCGGTGGCCGTGTGGGTGGGCTTCATCGCGCTCTTCGGCACTGCCGTGCAGACCGGCATGGTGATGGTGATTTACCTGGAAGACGCGGTGGCCCGGGCGACGTCAGCCGGCCACGGTGTGTTGACCCGCGAGACGCTGCGCGCGGCGGTCATGGAGGGCGCACTCCTGCGGTTGCGGCCAAAGCTCATGACCGTTTCGACCGTGGTCGCCGGCCTGATCCCGATCATGTGGAGCACGCGCCCGGGCGCGGAAGTGATGAAGCCGCTGGCCGCCCCAGTGCTGGGCGGCATGGTGTCGTCGCTGCTGCACGTGTTGATCGTGACGCCCGTGATCTTTTACTGGCTGCGCTCCCGCGGGTTGCCGCCAGAGCACCCGGAAAAGACGTCGGGTGTCTTTTTAGAGGACAGTGAGGAAACCGGCCTGAAAGCAGGCAAAAGAAAGACGTCGGGTGTCTTTTTCGCCGAAAAAGACACCCGACGTCTTTTTGTGGGTGGGGCGGTGCTCGTCGCCGTCCTGGCTGCGGCTGCGTGGTGGACCTTTGGTCGCCCAACCGTCGCGCCAGCCAACCTCACGGTCCTTCACACCCAAACCGTCGGTGATACCGAGGTCCGCCTGCTTGCCGAAGACGGCCAGACCGGACTGACGCAGGGCCGCAGCCCGTTCTGGCTCGAATTCCGAACAGCATCGACCGGCGAACCCGCAGACGTCACTGACGTCCGCGTATCCGCCTCGATGGCGATGCCGGGAATGGTGATGGCTGCACCGGTGGCGGTTGAGGCCGCGGGGGCCGGGCGCTTCCATGGCTCGGCAGAGTTCAGCATGGCGGGCACCTGGCGGTGGTCGGTTGAATGGCAGGGGCCAGGCGGGCGACGGTCCGCCAGTTTTGATGGAGAAGTCCGATGA
- a CDS encoding LCP family protein produces MAQQASPRITAVCVMDSDSWTANTDNIIVVDAERQRLVWIPRDLWTDVVGDRINTAYQRGGHELLCAALGEWGWPVESSVVVQRSAVERALSTLRITVPVDRTRRYWYPMLPRLRLQDGRKLVQFDPPEETLEGERIHQWLGARRSADTLPPKFPDMDRIERQQTFIRRLLQEGFDFSKLLDDLALVRLSDAGALGPVSAVRVDWELHTFSQFEPETRDGKMILIRRRSLLRRIWGNRG; encoded by the coding sequence GTGGCGCAGCAGGCGTCGCCGCGCATCACTGCCGTGTGCGTCATGGACAGCGACAGCTGGACGGCAAATACCGACAACATCATCGTGGTCGATGCAGAGCGACAACGATTGGTGTGGATCCCACGAGACCTTTGGACCGACGTGGTTGGCGATCGGATCAACACGGCGTACCAGCGTGGCGGGCACGAGTTGTTGTGCGCGGCGCTGGGCGAGTGGGGATGGCCCGTCGAATCGAGTGTGGTGGTGCAACGTTCAGCGGTCGAACGGGCACTCAGCACCCTTCGGATTACAGTTCCCGTGGACCGGACGCGACGTTATTGGTATCCGATGTTGCCAAGGCTCAGGCTGCAGGACGGCCGCAAGCTCGTGCAGTTTGATCCCCCGGAGGAGACGCTCGAAGGCGAGCGCATCCACCAGTGGCTTGGGGCCAGGCGCAGCGCAGATACACTACCCCCGAAGTTCCCGGACATGGACCGAATCGAGCGGCAGCAAACATTCATTCGACGCCTGCTGCAGGAGGGGTTCGACTTTTCAAAATTACTCGACGATCTTGCATTGGTCAGGCTCTCGGACGCCGGTGCGCTTGGGCCCGTCTCGGCTGTGCGGGTGGACTGGGAGTTGCATACGTTCAGCCAGTTCGAGCCGGAGACCCGGGACGGCAAGATGATTCTCATCCGCCGCCGATCCCTTCTCCGCCGTATCTGGGGAAACCGAGGATGA
- a CDS encoding type II toxin-antitoxin system VapC family toxin produces MKFWDTSALLPLFVDEPATESCAALLSSDPSVIVWEGTSVELLSALSRYRRHSSGFDDLWPSVRHEILQRWVSWSRVADLAKASLRAQRLVNVHPLKAGDAFQLAAALVACEDQPQRIDFVTRDQTLAGAARLEGFQVRVP; encoded by the coding sequence GTGAAGTTCTGGGATACCTCGGCGCTGCTCCCGTTGTTTGTGGACGAGCCGGCCACCGAATCCTGCGCGGCGTTACTGTCGTCGGACCCCAGCGTGATCGTATGGGAAGGCACGAGCGTTGAATTGCTCTCGGCTCTCTCCCGCTACCGTCGTCACTCCTCCGGCTTCGACGACCTGTGGCCCAGTGTGCGTCACGAAATCCTGCAGCGATGGGTATCGTGGTCGCGCGTGGCAGACCTCGCCAAGGCGTCGCTCCGCGCGCAGCGACTGGTGAATGTCCACCCGCTCAAGGCCGGGGACGCATTCCAACTGGCCGCGGCCCTTGTCGCCTGTGAAGATCAGCCTCAGCGGATCGATTTCGTCACCCGCGACCAGACGCTGGCCGGCGCCGCGCGCCTTGAGGGATTTCAGGTCAGGGTGCCCTGA
- a CDS encoding ABC transporter ATP-binding protein: MTAPTASRGHRTAIGSDTTPPTWRDRVRALGYLRGLVRLVWETHRGYALAMGLLRIVRGLVPIAALWVGKLIIDGVIAAQQSGSGWDSILPLVLLEVAIVVAGDLLSRASMVVDGLLSDLFTIRISVRLMEHAATLDLAKFEDPTLYDHLERARRQTIGRIGLLSNLLGVGQSFITLLTLSAALLAFNPWLVVLLVVAILPGFLAETRFAALQYSLMFRWTQPRRQLDYLRYVGASDATAKEVQLFGLAPWLVGRFQRLSQMWFRENRQLGIRRAGVSAALSLVSTAGYYAAYLIIISQTVAGAITVGSLTFLAASFARGRDLVQSLLSTATSIYEESLYLHDLFAFFEMKPTIASKPGAPPVPTPIREGFVFEDVGFQYAGSDRWAVRHVNLTIGPGERIALVGENGAGKTTLAKLLARLYEPTEGRILLDGIDVRDYDLASLRRAIGVIFQDFVRYDFRFDENIGVGAIDETAPYLDAERPSDGDRAVPQVIRDAADNALASSLLPRLPGRWGQMLGRRFDGGLELSGGEWQKIALARAYARDAQALILDEPTAALDARAEYDVFLRFSELMAGRTAVIISHRFSTVRMADRIVVLRQGEVLEVGTHDVLVAAGGLYAELFGMQAQGYR; encoded by the coding sequence ATGACAGCCCCAACCGCCTCCCGGGGCCACCGCACTGCGATCGGCTCGGACACCACACCACCCACATGGCGCGATCGTGTGCGCGCACTGGGGTACCTGCGCGGGTTGGTGCGGCTGGTCTGGGAGACACACCGCGGCTATGCGCTCGCCATGGGACTGCTGCGCATCGTGCGCGGCCTGGTGCCCATTGCCGCGCTCTGGGTGGGAAAGCTGATCATCGACGGCGTCATCGCCGCGCAGCAGTCGGGCTCCGGATGGGATTCGATTCTGCCGCTCGTGCTCCTGGAAGTGGCGATTGTCGTGGCGGGCGACCTGCTGTCACGTGCCTCCATGGTGGTGGACGGCCTGTTGTCCGATCTCTTCACCATTCGCATCAGCGTGCGCCTCATGGAGCACGCCGCCACACTCGACCTGGCGAAGTTCGAGGATCCCACACTCTACGACCATCTCGAGCGTGCCCGTCGGCAGACGATTGGTCGCATCGGCCTGCTCTCGAACCTGCTCGGTGTGGGGCAGAGTTTCATCACATTGCTGACGTTGAGCGCGGCGCTGCTCGCGTTTAATCCGTGGCTGGTGGTCCTGCTCGTCGTGGCGATTTTGCCCGGATTTCTGGCAGAGACACGGTTCGCCGCACTCCAGTATTCATTGATGTTCCGATGGACGCAGCCGAGACGACAGCTTGATTACCTGCGCTACGTTGGAGCCAGCGACGCCACCGCCAAGGAGGTGCAGCTTTTCGGCCTGGCGCCCTGGTTGGTCGGGCGATTTCAGCGGCTGTCGCAGATGTGGTTCCGCGAGAATCGCCAACTGGGAATTCGTCGCGCCGGGGTCAGCGCCGCCCTGTCGCTGGTCAGCACGGCCGGGTATTACGCGGCCTACCTGATCATCATTTCGCAGACAGTGGCGGGCGCCATCACTGTCGGGTCTCTGACGTTTCTTGCCGCGTCGTTTGCTCGTGGGCGCGACCTCGTCCAGAGCCTCCTCTCCACCGCCACTTCAATCTACGAAGAAAGCCTCTACCTGCACGACCTGTTTGCATTCTTCGAAATGAAGCCGACCATCGCGTCCAAGCCGGGTGCGCCACCTGTGCCAACCCCGATCCGCGAGGGCTTCGTATTCGAGGACGTCGGATTCCAATACGCCGGCAGCGATCGATGGGCCGTGCGCCACGTGAACCTCACGATTGGGCCCGGCGAGCGGATTGCGCTTGTGGGCGAAAATGGCGCCGGCAAGACCACGCTGGCGAAGTTGCTGGCGCGGCTGTACGAACCCACCGAAGGGCGGATTCTCCTCGACGGCATCGACGTGCGCGACTACGACCTGGCCTCCTTGCGGCGGGCGATCGGTGTGATCTTCCAGGACTTCGTTCGTTACGATTTCCGGTTCGACGAAAACATCGGCGTGGGGGCGATCGACGAGACAGCGCCGTATCTTGACGCGGAGCGTCCATCCGACGGGGACCGTGCCGTGCCGCAGGTGATTCGCGACGCGGCGGACAATGCCCTGGCCTCGTCACTGTTGCCGCGGCTTCCCGGGCGATGGGGACAGATGCTGGGCCGGCGCTTCGACGGCGGCCTTGAGCTCTCGGGCGGTGAGTGGCAGAAGATCGCGCTGGCGCGTGCCTACGCCCGCGACGCCCAGGCGCTGATTCTCGACGAACCGACCGCGGCGCTTGATGCCCGCGCTGAATACGACGTCTTCCTCCGGTTCTCGGAGTTGATGGCGGGTCGCACCGCGGTGATCATCTCCCATCGATTCTCAACCGTTCGCATGGCCGATCGCATCGTCGTGCTGCGCCAGGGCGAGGTCCTGGAAGTGGGGACCCACGACGTACTCGTGGCCGCGGGCGGACTGTATGCGGAATTGTTCGGCATGCAGGCGCAGGGGTATCGCTGA
- a CDS encoding glycosyltransferase family 2 protein, which translates to MTAELACAVLSYQDEPFLVEAVRSVLDQEIPVEVVVVNSGGGDPAGRLAAAGLSVPVHSVPHRLFPGAVRNIGIDLTRAPYVAFLAADCVATPGWAAARLRAHRAGAGAVASVLTNAFPYSSTAWASLLLVHNRRLSVTRPGQQLLYSLSYDRGLFDRHGRFEESLRAGEDTEFNARFQARDRAVLAIDAITAHRYPTNWREMLRDAFRRGRLQARMQGALEGRGPRNVRVALRGPLGVLSAIDVSVRSPSAQRRVLMRSWPLMMVGAVAYTMGALTTPPGTPQGTLT; encoded by the coding sequence ATGACCGCAGAGTTGGCGTGCGCCGTGCTGAGCTATCAGGACGAGCCCTTTCTGGTGGAGGCCGTTCGCTCGGTGCTCGATCAGGAGATCCCGGTCGAAGTGGTGGTGGTCAATTCAGGCGGCGGTGATCCAGCCGGGCGCCTTGCGGCGGCCGGGCTCAGCGTGCCGGTGCATTCCGTTCCCCATCGTCTGTTTCCGGGAGCGGTGCGGAACATCGGAATCGATCTCACGCGTGCGCCGTACGTCGCGTTCCTGGCGGCCGATTGTGTGGCAACGCCCGGATGGGCCGCCGCGCGGCTGCGCGCGCATCGTGCCGGCGCGGGTGCCGTGGCCAGTGTCCTGACCAACGCGTTCCCGTACTCATCCACAGCCTGGGCGTCGCTGCTGCTCGTGCACAATCGACGGCTTTCTGTCACACGGCCCGGCCAGCAACTGCTCTACAGCCTGTCGTACGACCGCGGGTTGTTCGATCGGCATGGCCGTTTTGAAGAGAGCTTGCGCGCCGGGGAAGATACCGAGTTCAATGCCCGGTTCCAGGCACGCGATCGCGCTGTCCTGGCGATCGACGCCATCACGGCTCATCGGTATCCCACCAACTGGCGCGAGATGCTGCGCGATGCGTTCCGCCGCGGCCGGTTGCAGGCCAGGATGCAGGGCGCGCTTGAAGGCCGCGGACCCAGGAACGTCAGGGTGGCGCTTCGAGGGCCGCTCGGCGTGCTGAGTGCGATTGATGTGTCGGTTCGCAGTCCCTCGGCTCAGCGTCGTGTGTTGATGCGATCCTGGCCGCTCATGATGGTTGGCGCAGTGGCCTATACGATGGGCGCTTTGACCACGCCGCCAGGTACGCCTCAGGGCACCCTGACCTGA
- a CDS encoding glycosyltransferase family 2 protein — MSLVFEAAVIAAVVMLSLRRGVFLVAALLRSRPMPTLSDHPSITVLVPAWNEAEAAERLLSGLARLDYPHGELSFVLVCDGCTDNTPALFHTWANGRSDARVVELPQRAGKPAALNAGLDETHTDLVVVLDADLAPRPNFLVELVRPFADGRVVAAAAYLRPANADRNIVTRYAAVTTWVHQLVTSAGTDRLGLNPPTLGAAAYCMTALRRIGGFPMVPIGEDVATSAALISRGGRTRFVATAVADNIVVSDVDDYLRQHVRWSRGVFGSWRPGVRGPWAQRLESAVSTIGYGDRLVFAAAVAGAIAGAVPIWVPFLYLAIPGLEIVAALLKAGVYWKIPSFLFSTAIVFGLDVLGAVAAVVLHLARRPSLWHSPRTRTVDVNANR; from the coding sequence ATGAGCCTGGTATTCGAAGCGGCCGTGATCGCGGCCGTGGTGATGTTGTCCCTTCGACGAGGTGTCTTCCTCGTCGCGGCGCTGCTGCGGTCGCGGCCGATGCCGACCCTGAGCGACCATCCGTCGATAACCGTACTGGTGCCAGCGTGGAACGAGGCCGAGGCTGCCGAGCGACTTCTCTCCGGGCTGGCCAGGCTCGATTACCCACACGGTGAACTTTCGTTCGTCCTGGTGTGCGACGGGTGCACCGACAACACGCCCGCGCTCTTTCATACATGGGCCAACGGCCGGTCCGATGCCCGAGTGGTGGAGTTGCCGCAGCGCGCGGGCAAGCCCGCGGCGCTCAACGCAGGGCTTGATGAGACGCATACGGACCTGGTGGTTGTGCTCGACGCCGACCTGGCGCCCCGGCCGAACTTCCTGGTGGAACTGGTCAGGCCCTTCGCCGACGGACGGGTGGTGGCCGCAGCGGCGTACCTGCGGCCCGCGAACGCGGATCGCAACATCGTCACCCGCTATGCCGCAGTGACCACCTGGGTGCATCAACTCGTCACCTCGGCCGGAACAGATCGGCTGGGGCTCAACCCGCCCACCCTGGGAGCCGCCGCCTATTGCATGACCGCCCTGAGGAGGATCGGCGGATTCCCGATGGTTCCCATCGGCGAGGATGTGGCGACCAGCGCCGCCCTCATCAGCAGGGGAGGCCGCACCAGATTTGTGGCGACGGCCGTCGCCGACAACATCGTGGTGTCGGACGTGGACGACTACCTGCGGCAGCACGTGCGGTGGTCGCGCGGCGTTTTCGGGAGCTGGCGGCCGGGTGTAAGGGGGCCATGGGCGCAGCGGCTGGAATCGGCTGTCTCGACGATTGGCTATGGCGACCGCCTCGTGTTCGCAGCTGCCGTCGCCGGAGCCATTGCAGGCGCGGTGCCCATCTGGGTGCCATTCCTGTATCTCGCCATTCCTGGCCTGGAGATTGTCGCCGCGCTGCTCAAGGCCGGCGTGTACTGGAAGATACCGTCGTTTCTTTTTTCGACCGCCATTGTGTTTGGCCTTGATGTGCTGGGCGCGGTCGCGGCGGTTGTCCTGCACCTCGCGCGCAGACCCTCCCTGTGGCACAGCCCGCGGACGCGCACGGTGGATGTGAACGCGAACCGATGA
- a CDS encoding MbtH family protein — translation MKAPQLPTAFGVINHEEQYSIWPLNRPVLPGWKFIGKQGTDLDCLAHIKTLPRPTRPVAAPNLLFELTEPELVTALARYAPDAPIARVREFLRPPFRIERFPNIAGEVGPTAAPKILASLWAQARRGVAPEALARHVAAEMERYSEAWEAEQAAAGVDLALQSLPVTLGGPVKCGPAIHADSGAFRIKLNTTRFWAILVSYGSVRVDHFKKNNNGKYKDEKAARLEVVGTAFVGIAGGPVQPVELAKVETNEKKCKAVFTYAGLADIPFVEGCGGVSSNSPLWACACSGNNPGQTPDLGGGFPGGGPGGGGPGGGIVDGG, via the coding sequence ATGAAAGCACCCCAGCTGCCCACGGCCTTCGGAGTGATCAACCACGAAGAGCAGTACTCGATCTGGCCCCTCAATCGCCCAGTGCTTCCCGGATGGAAGTTCATCGGCAAACAGGGGACGGACCTTGACTGCCTGGCGCACATCAAGACCCTGCCTCGGCCGACGCGGCCTGTCGCGGCCCCGAACCTGCTCTTCGAGCTCACGGAACCTGAACTGGTAACCGCCCTCGCGCGCTATGCGCCAGACGCCCCGATCGCGCGTGTCCGCGAATTCCTGCGGCCGCCATTCCGCATTGAGCGATTCCCCAACATCGCCGGCGAGGTCGGCCCAACCGCCGCACCGAAGATCCTGGCGAGCCTCTGGGCTCAGGCCCGCCGTGGTGTGGCGCCAGAGGCACTGGCTCGTCACGTGGCTGCTGAAATGGAGCGCTACTCGGAAGCTTGGGAAGCGGAACAAGCGGCGGCCGGTGTAGACCTCGCTTTGCAAAGCCTCCCCGTTACACTTGGCGGCCCGGTCAAGTGCGGCCCAGCGATCCACGCCGACAGCGGCGCATTCCGCATCAAGCTCAACACCACGCGTTTCTGGGCCATCCTCGTCTCGTACGGGTCGGTCAGAGTGGATCACTTCAAGAAGAACAACAACGGGAAGTACAAGGACGAGAAGGCCGCTCGGCTTGAGGTCGTTGGGACGGCGTTCGTCGGCATCGCCGGCGGACCGGTGCAACCGGTCGAACTCGCGAAGGTCGAGACGAACGAGAAGAAGTGCAAGGCGGTCTTCACCTACGCCGGGTTGGCCGACATCCCCTTTGTTGAAGGCTGCGGTGGGGTCAGCTCCAATAGCCCGCTGTGGGCGTGCGCGTGCAGCGGCAATAACCCAGGTCAGACGCCGGATCTGGGCGGCGGATTCCCCGGCGGCGGTCCAGGGGGCGGCGGGCCCGGCGGCGGTATCGTGGACGGCGGCTAG
- a CDS encoding glycosyltransferase family 2 protein, translating into MIPSWGLPGPGTRRSRLIALLAVRNGIRHLPGYLRNVAPQVDGIIALDDGSSDGSAELLAGHSAVIEIIHRPADRPTWDEVGNHRALVAAALRHGAEWIVCVDADERLEHEFRPRAERVITRGSWLGLSAYAMRLRELWDAPDQYRADGIWGRKRVVRLFRARSDHEFDPSPLHGVKAPLQARVRGRFPNADLLIYHLGMLHSDDRQNRRRRYEHADPGRRWQEIGYEYLTDPTGLELTRVSARRGFVG; encoded by the coding sequence ATGATTCCATCGTGGGGACTGCCGGGGCCCGGCACCAGGCGCTCGCGGCTCATCGCGCTCCTCGCGGTCAGGAACGGCATCCGCCACCTCCCTGGCTACCTGCGCAACGTGGCCCCGCAGGTGGACGGAATCATCGCACTCGACGACGGGTCGTCAGACGGTTCGGCTGAACTGCTCGCGGGCCACAGCGCGGTGATCGAGATCATCCACAGACCAGCCGACCGGCCCACGTGGGACGAAGTCGGAAACCATCGCGCGCTTGTTGCCGCAGCCTTGCGGCATGGGGCGGAATGGATCGTGTGTGTGGACGCCGACGAGCGCCTCGAGCATGAGTTTCGCCCGAGGGCTGAACGAGTGATCACGCGCGGATCGTGGCTCGGTTTGTCCGCGTACGCCATGCGACTCCGGGAGTTGTGGGACGCCCCCGACCAATACAGAGCGGATGGAATCTGGGGACGTAAAAGAGTGGTCCGGCTGTTTCGGGCGCGGAGCGACCACGAATTCGACCCTTCACCGTTGCATGGCGTGAAAGCGCCGCTGCAAGCCCGCGTCCGCGGCCGCTTTCCGAATGCGGATCTCCTGATCTACCACCTGGGCATGTTGCATTCCGACGATCGGCAGAACCGCCGCCGCCGCTACGAACATGCCGACCCTGGGCGCCGCTGGCAGGAAATCGGTTACGAGTACCTCACGGACCCTACAGGCCTCGAGCTCACGCGGGTGAGCGCCAGGCGCGGGTTCGTCGGCTGA